GCAGCATTTTCATTGTTTTTGGTTGGAGAAAAGATGGGTTTAAAGTGGAATTAAAACTGTCAAATCAGCAGGTACGATACACATGTGATCACAACTACTTTCAAAGATGTAATTCCCATCTTTTGAGTTGACAAGACCCTAACAAACACAGCCAAGAGTTATCGGAAGAGTCACCCAAGCAAAAGGCCATTTCCCTTTCTTCCGGGAACATCTACTTCCCTTTACCAATTAACATTGCTTTATTTTAGCTGACATGCATAAAAAATTCACCTCGGAAGTTTAAACTGTCCTTAAGTTCAGACATACAGTCTCTCTTTTTTGGCTAATTTTGAATCGAATAGTACGAACTCTcaattttatacatataataatagatattataaGACTCGAATGATTTCAATGTATAACATAAAATTCATCTTaaaatttcatcttaaaatttcaaGATATCTGATGAATTCGtatcacatgattcaaattGCAGGTTATATATGGCTGTCTCCCTTGATCTACGTTAATTTTAGTCTTTCggattcaaataaataaataaaattagatcatTTAATTCTTTATCACATCGATCGTCGGTCGAACCATATATATTTGAGATGGGTGAGGATACCACATGATTTGGCTTAAGTAATACGGGCTGTTGGCATCTGATCTCCATCCCTCCAAGCCTCTAGACTCGGGGTAATGCTACTAATAATTACTACAAGcttcattcaaagaaaaaaaagaaaacgaatTAACAATGTGTGGTTTTAAGTTTTTCTAAATTTGTGATAAGTGAGTATTATGGTTAGTTTCATGTTAAGTATACATAATATTTGCagaaataaatgaatattaCTTAACaaagtaattttattatatatgaagATTCTGGAGAAATTATAAAGGGGGCTTGGGGAGAAGGAAGCTGGAGAGGGTTAATAACATTCAAATTGAAACTTTCTTATATTTATGTGCATGCCAAGCTGAAGCATGGTCATGCACAAGAAATCTCTATAACATGTCTCTCTAGCTGCTAGCTATTTACACTTCGAAGGACGTACACATGACAATCACCAaaacacacagagagagatcagagagagagagagagagagagagagagagagtcggaTGCAAACTGCAGTGGCGGCAATGATATTCGGTTTGCTAGCTCATGTGGCATCAGTGACTGGAAAAAAGTAGGCTAATTAAACACAAATCAATGGTCTCCAACATGATATATAGAAAGTTCTTCAGTCATGCCAACAAAGAAGCATGATCACACATCTCCTGATTATGTATAGCCTTCCTTTCTGTTCTCTAAGATACCCTCCAAGCTTTTTGCAGGATACCTTTCTCTTGGATTCCCTCACTGTTGCACTGCTCATCTTCGTATCTACTTCCACCTTGTATCCCATTCTCatgacgagagagagaga
The genomic region above belongs to Carya illinoinensis cultivar Pawnee chromosome 4, C.illinoinensisPawnee_v1, whole genome shotgun sequence and contains:
- the LOC122308022 gene encoding small polypeptide DEVIL 3-like, with the translated sequence MRMGYKVEVDTKMSSATVRESKRKVSCKKLGGYLREQKGRLYIIRRCVIMLLCWHD